The Saccopteryx leptura isolate mSacLep1 chromosome 2, mSacLep1_pri_phased_curated, whole genome shotgun sequence genome has a window encoding:
- the CPSF6 gene encoding cleavage and polyadenylation specificity factor subunit 6 isoform X4, producing MADGVDHIDIYADVGEEFNQEAEYGGHDQIDLYDDVISPSANNGDAPEDRDYMDTLPPTVGDDVGKGAAPNVVYTYTGKRIALYIGNLTWWTTDEDLTEAVHSLGVNDILEIKFFENRANGQSKGFALVGVGSEASSKKLMDLLPKRELHGQNPVVTPCNKQFLSQFEMQSRKTTQSGQMSGEGKAGPPGGSSRAAFPQGGRGRGRFPGAVPGGDRFPGPAGPGGPPPPFPAGQTPPRPPLGPPGPPGPPGPPPPGQVLPPPLAGPPNRGDRPPPPVLFPGQPFGQPPLGPLPPGPPPPVPGYGPPPGPPPPQQGPPPPPGPFPPRPPGPLGPPLTLAPPPHLPGPPPGAPPPAPHVNPAFFPPPTNSGMPTSDSRGPPPTDPYGRPPPYDRGDYGPPGREMDTARTPLSEAEFEEIMNRNRAISSSAISRAVSDASAGDYGSAIETLVTAISLIKQSKVSADDRCKVLISSLQDCLHGIESKSYGSGSRRERSRERDHSRSREKSRRHKSRSRDRHDDYYRERSRERERHRDRDRDRDRERDREREYRHR from the exons GAAGCTGAATATGGTGGGCATGATCAGATAGATTTGTATGATGATGTCATCTctccatctgcaaataatggagATGCCCCAGAAGACCGGGATTACATGGATACCCTCCCACCAACTGTTGGTGATGATGTGGGTAAAGGAGCAGCACCAAATGTGGTCTATACATATACTGGAAAGAGAATTGCATTATACATTGGAAATCTAACATGG TGGACAACAGATGAAGACTTAACTGAAGCAGTTCATTCTTTGGGAGTAAATGATATTTTGgagataaaattttttgaaaatcgGGCAAATGGCCAATCTAAGGG ATTTGCCCTTGTTGGTGTTGGATCAGAAGCATCCTCAAAAAAGTTAATGGATTTGTTGCCTAAAAGAGAACTTCATGGTCAGAATCCTGTTGTAACTCCATGCAATAAACAGTTCCTGAGTCAATTTGAAATGCAGTCCAGGAAAA CTACACAATCAGGACAAATGTCTGGGGAAGGTAAAGCTGGTCCTCCAGGAGGCAGTTCACGTGCAGCATTTCCACAAGGTGGTAGAGGACGGGGCCGTTTTCCAGGGGCTGTTCCCGGTGGGGACAGATTTCCTGGGCCAGCAGGACCAGGAGGGCCACCCCCACCTTTTCcag CTGGACAGACTCCACCACGTCCACCTTTAGGTCCTCCAGGCCCACCTGGTCCACCAGGCCCTCCGCCTCCTGGtcaggttctgcctcctcctTTAGCTGGGCCTCCTAATCGAGGAGATCGCCCTCCACCACCAGTTCTTTTTCCTGGACAACCTTTTGGGCAGCCTCCATTGGGTCCGCTTCCTCCTGGTCCTCCACCTCCAGTTCCAGGCTACGGCCCTCCTCCTGGTCCACCACCTCCACAACAGGGaccacctccaccaccaggcCCCTTTCCACCTCGCCCACCTGGTCCTCTTGGGCCACCCCTTACACTTGCTCCTCCTCCGCATCTTCCTGGACCACCTCCAGGTGCTCCACCACCAGCTCCACATGTGAACcctgctttctttcctccaccAACCAACAGCGGCATGCCTACATCAGATAGCCGGGGTCCACCACCTACAGATCCATATGGCCGACCTCCGCCATATGATAGGGGTGACTATGGGCCTCCTGGAAG GGAAATGGATACAGCAAGAACGCCATTGAGTGAAGCTGAATTTGAAGAAATTATGAATAGAAATAGGGCGATCTCAAGCAGTGCTATTTCAAGAGCTGTGTCTGATGCCAGTGCTg GTGATTATGGAAGTGCTATTGAGACATTGGTAACTGCAATTTCTTTAATTAAACAATCCAAAGTATCTGCTGATGATCGTTGCAAAGTTCTTATTAGCTCTTTGCAAGATTGCCTTCATGGAATTGAATCCAAGTCTTATGGTTCTGGATCAAG ACGTGAACGATCAAGAGAGAGGGACCATAGTAGATCACGAGAAAAGAGTCGGCGTCATAAATCCCGTAGTAGGGATCGTCATGATGATtattacagagagagaagcagagaacgAGAGAGACAccgggacagggacagggaccgggATCGCGAGCGTGACCGAGAGCGCGAGTATCGTCATCGTTAG
- the CPSF6 gene encoding cleavage and polyadenylation specificity factor subunit 6 isoform X3, with translation MADGVDHIDIYADVGEEFNQEAEYGGHDQIDLYDDVISPSANNGDAPEDRDYMDTLPPTVGDDVGKGAAPNVVYTYTGKRIALYIGNLTWWTTDEDLTEAVHSLGVNDILEIKFFENRANGQSKGFALVGVGSEASSKKLMDLLPKRELHGQNPVVTPCNKQFLSQFEMQSRKTTQSGQMSGEGKAGPPGGSSRAAFPQGGRGRGRFPGAVPGGDRFPGPAGPGGPPPPFPAGQTPPRPPLGPPGPPGPPGPPPPGQVLPPPLAGPPNRGDRPPPPVLFPGQPFGQPPLGPLPPGPPPPVPGYGPPPGPPPPQQGPPPPPGPFPPRPPGPLGPPLTLAPPPHLPGPPPGAPPPAPHVNPAFFPPPTNSGMPTSDSRGPPPTDPYGRPPPYDRGDYGPPGREMDTARTPLSEAEFEEIMNRNRAISSSAISRAVSDASAGDYGSAIETLVTAISLIKQSKVSADDRCKVLISSLQDCLHGIESKSYGSGSRRRERSRERDHSRSREKSRRHKSRSRDRHDDYYRERSRERERHRDRDRDRDRERDREREYRHR, from the exons GAAGCTGAATATGGTGGGCATGATCAGATAGATTTGTATGATGATGTCATCTctccatctgcaaataatggagATGCCCCAGAAGACCGGGATTACATGGATACCCTCCCACCAACTGTTGGTGATGATGTGGGTAAAGGAGCAGCACCAAATGTGGTCTATACATATACTGGAAAGAGAATTGCATTATACATTGGAAATCTAACATGG TGGACAACAGATGAAGACTTAACTGAAGCAGTTCATTCTTTGGGAGTAAATGATATTTTGgagataaaattttttgaaaatcgGGCAAATGGCCAATCTAAGGG ATTTGCCCTTGTTGGTGTTGGATCAGAAGCATCCTCAAAAAAGTTAATGGATTTGTTGCCTAAAAGAGAACTTCATGGTCAGAATCCTGTTGTAACTCCATGCAATAAACAGTTCCTGAGTCAATTTGAAATGCAGTCCAGGAAAA CTACACAATCAGGACAAATGTCTGGGGAAGGTAAAGCTGGTCCTCCAGGAGGCAGTTCACGTGCAGCATTTCCACAAGGTGGTAGAGGACGGGGCCGTTTTCCAGGGGCTGTTCCCGGTGGGGACAGATTTCCTGGGCCAGCAGGACCAGGAGGGCCACCCCCACCTTTTCcag CTGGACAGACTCCACCACGTCCACCTTTAGGTCCTCCAGGCCCACCTGGTCCACCAGGCCCTCCGCCTCCTGGtcaggttctgcctcctcctTTAGCTGGGCCTCCTAATCGAGGAGATCGCCCTCCACCACCAGTTCTTTTTCCTGGACAACCTTTTGGGCAGCCTCCATTGGGTCCGCTTCCTCCTGGTCCTCCACCTCCAGTTCCAGGCTACGGCCCTCCTCCTGGTCCACCACCTCCACAACAGGGaccacctccaccaccaggcCCCTTTCCACCTCGCCCACCTGGTCCTCTTGGGCCACCCCTTACACTTGCTCCTCCTCCGCATCTTCCTGGACCACCTCCAGGTGCTCCACCACCAGCTCCACATGTGAACcctgctttctttcctccaccAACCAACAGCGGCATGCCTACATCAGATAGCCGGGGTCCACCACCTACAGATCCATATGGCCGACCTCCGCCATATGATAGGGGTGACTATGGGCCTCCTGGAAG GGAAATGGATACAGCAAGAACGCCATTGAGTGAAGCTGAATTTGAAGAAATTATGAATAGAAATAGGGCGATCTCAAGCAGTGCTATTTCAAGAGCTGTGTCTGATGCCAGTGCTg GTGATTATGGAAGTGCTATTGAGACATTGGTAACTGCAATTTCTTTAATTAAACAATCCAAAGTATCTGCTGATGATCGTTGCAAAGTTCTTATTAGCTCTTTGCAAGATTGCCTTCATGGAATTGAATCCAAGTCTTATGGTTCTGGATCAAG AAGACGTGAACGATCAAGAGAGAGGGACCATAGTAGATCACGAGAAAAGAGTCGGCGTCATAAATCCCGTAGTAGGGATCGTCATGATGATtattacagagagagaagcagagaacgAGAGAGACAccgggacagggacagggaccgggATCGCGAGCGTGACCGAGAGCGCGAGTATCGTCATCGTTAG
- the CPSF6 gene encoding cleavage and polyadenylation specificity factor subunit 6 isoform X2, with translation MADGVDHIDIYADVGEEFNQEAEYGGHDQIDLYDDVISPSANNGDAPEDRDYMDTLPPTVGDDVGKGAAPNVVYTYTGKRIALYIGNLTWWTTDEDLTEAVHSLGVNDILEIKFFENRANGQSKGFALVGVGSEASSKKLMDLLPKRELHGQNPVVTPCNKQFLSQFEMQSRKTTQSGQMSGEGKAGPPGGSSRAAFPQGGRGRGRFPGAVPGGDRFPGPAGPGGPPPPFPGNLIKHLVKGTRPLFLETRIPWHMGHSIEEIPIFGLKAGQTPPRPPLGPPGPPGPPGPPPPGQVLPPPLAGPPNRGDRPPPPVLFPGQPFGQPPLGPLPPGPPPPVPGYGPPPGPPPPQQGPPPPPGPFPPRPPGPLGPPLTLAPPPHLPGPPPGAPPPAPHVNPAFFPPPTNSGMPTSDSRGPPPTDPYGRPPPYDRGDYGPPGREMDTARTPLSEAEFEEIMNRNRAISSSAISRAVSDASAGDYGSAIETLVTAISLIKQSKVSADDRCKVLISSLQDCLHGIESKSYGSGSRRERSRERDHSRSREKSRRHKSRSRDRHDDYYRERSRERERHRDRDRDRDRERDREREYRHR, from the exons GAAGCTGAATATGGTGGGCATGATCAGATAGATTTGTATGATGATGTCATCTctccatctgcaaataatggagATGCCCCAGAAGACCGGGATTACATGGATACCCTCCCACCAACTGTTGGTGATGATGTGGGTAAAGGAGCAGCACCAAATGTGGTCTATACATATACTGGAAAGAGAATTGCATTATACATTGGAAATCTAACATGG TGGACAACAGATGAAGACTTAACTGAAGCAGTTCATTCTTTGGGAGTAAATGATATTTTGgagataaaattttttgaaaatcgGGCAAATGGCCAATCTAAGGG ATTTGCCCTTGTTGGTGTTGGATCAGAAGCATCCTCAAAAAAGTTAATGGATTTGTTGCCTAAAAGAGAACTTCATGGTCAGAATCCTGTTGTAACTCCATGCAATAAACAGTTCCTGAGTCAATTTGAAATGCAGTCCAGGAAAA CTACACAATCAGGACAAATGTCTGGGGAAGGTAAAGCTGGTCCTCCAGGAGGCAGTTCACGTGCAGCATTTCCACAAGGTGGTAGAGGACGGGGCCGTTTTCCAGGGGCTGTTCCCGGTGGGGACAGATTTCCTGGGCCAGCAGGACCAGGAGGGCCACCCCCACCTTTTCcag GAAATTTGATCAAGCATCTTGTTAAAGGAACTCGGCCTTTGTTCCTGGAAACTAGGATTCCATGGCATATGGGGCACAGCATAGAGGAAATACCCATTTTTGGCCTAAAag CTGGACAGACTCCACCACGTCCACCTTTAGGTCCTCCAGGCCCACCTGGTCCACCAGGCCCTCCGCCTCCTGGtcaggttctgcctcctcctTTAGCTGGGCCTCCTAATCGAGGAGATCGCCCTCCACCACCAGTTCTTTTTCCTGGACAACCTTTTGGGCAGCCTCCATTGGGTCCGCTTCCTCCTGGTCCTCCACCTCCAGTTCCAGGCTACGGCCCTCCTCCTGGTCCACCACCTCCACAACAGGGaccacctccaccaccaggcCCCTTTCCACCTCGCCCACCTGGTCCTCTTGGGCCACCCCTTACACTTGCTCCTCCTCCGCATCTTCCTGGACCACCTCCAGGTGCTCCACCACCAGCTCCACATGTGAACcctgctttctttcctccaccAACCAACAGCGGCATGCCTACATCAGATAGCCGGGGTCCACCACCTACAGATCCATATGGCCGACCTCCGCCATATGATAGGGGTGACTATGGGCCTCCTGGAAG GGAAATGGATACAGCAAGAACGCCATTGAGTGAAGCTGAATTTGAAGAAATTATGAATAGAAATAGGGCGATCTCAAGCAGTGCTATTTCAAGAGCTGTGTCTGATGCCAGTGCTg GTGATTATGGAAGTGCTATTGAGACATTGGTAACTGCAATTTCTTTAATTAAACAATCCAAAGTATCTGCTGATGATCGTTGCAAAGTTCTTATTAGCTCTTTGCAAGATTGCCTTCATGGAATTGAATCCAAGTCTTATGGTTCTGGATCAAG ACGTGAACGATCAAGAGAGAGGGACCATAGTAGATCACGAGAAAAGAGTCGGCGTCATAAATCCCGTAGTAGGGATCGTCATGATGATtattacagagagagaagcagagaacgAGAGAGACAccgggacagggacagggaccgggATCGCGAGCGTGACCGAGAGCGCGAGTATCGTCATCGTTAG
- the CPSF6 gene encoding cleavage and polyadenylation specificity factor subunit 6 isoform X1 has protein sequence MADGVDHIDIYADVGEEFNQEAEYGGHDQIDLYDDVISPSANNGDAPEDRDYMDTLPPTVGDDVGKGAAPNVVYTYTGKRIALYIGNLTWWTTDEDLTEAVHSLGVNDILEIKFFENRANGQSKGFALVGVGSEASSKKLMDLLPKRELHGQNPVVTPCNKQFLSQFEMQSRKTTQSGQMSGEGKAGPPGGSSRAAFPQGGRGRGRFPGAVPGGDRFPGPAGPGGPPPPFPGNLIKHLVKGTRPLFLETRIPWHMGHSIEEIPIFGLKAGQTPPRPPLGPPGPPGPPGPPPPGQVLPPPLAGPPNRGDRPPPPVLFPGQPFGQPPLGPLPPGPPPPVPGYGPPPGPPPPQQGPPPPPGPFPPRPPGPLGPPLTLAPPPHLPGPPPGAPPPAPHVNPAFFPPPTNSGMPTSDSRGPPPTDPYGRPPPYDRGDYGPPGREMDTARTPLSEAEFEEIMNRNRAISSSAISRAVSDASAGDYGSAIETLVTAISLIKQSKVSADDRCKVLISSLQDCLHGIESKSYGSGSRRRERSRERDHSRSREKSRRHKSRSRDRHDDYYRERSRERERHRDRDRDRDRERDREREYRHR, from the exons GAAGCTGAATATGGTGGGCATGATCAGATAGATTTGTATGATGATGTCATCTctccatctgcaaataatggagATGCCCCAGAAGACCGGGATTACATGGATACCCTCCCACCAACTGTTGGTGATGATGTGGGTAAAGGAGCAGCACCAAATGTGGTCTATACATATACTGGAAAGAGAATTGCATTATACATTGGAAATCTAACATGG TGGACAACAGATGAAGACTTAACTGAAGCAGTTCATTCTTTGGGAGTAAATGATATTTTGgagataaaattttttgaaaatcgGGCAAATGGCCAATCTAAGGG ATTTGCCCTTGTTGGTGTTGGATCAGAAGCATCCTCAAAAAAGTTAATGGATTTGTTGCCTAAAAGAGAACTTCATGGTCAGAATCCTGTTGTAACTCCATGCAATAAACAGTTCCTGAGTCAATTTGAAATGCAGTCCAGGAAAA CTACACAATCAGGACAAATGTCTGGGGAAGGTAAAGCTGGTCCTCCAGGAGGCAGTTCACGTGCAGCATTTCCACAAGGTGGTAGAGGACGGGGCCGTTTTCCAGGGGCTGTTCCCGGTGGGGACAGATTTCCTGGGCCAGCAGGACCAGGAGGGCCACCCCCACCTTTTCcag GAAATTTGATCAAGCATCTTGTTAAAGGAACTCGGCCTTTGTTCCTGGAAACTAGGATTCCATGGCATATGGGGCACAGCATAGAGGAAATACCCATTTTTGGCCTAAAag CTGGACAGACTCCACCACGTCCACCTTTAGGTCCTCCAGGCCCACCTGGTCCACCAGGCCCTCCGCCTCCTGGtcaggttctgcctcctcctTTAGCTGGGCCTCCTAATCGAGGAGATCGCCCTCCACCACCAGTTCTTTTTCCTGGACAACCTTTTGGGCAGCCTCCATTGGGTCCGCTTCCTCCTGGTCCTCCACCTCCAGTTCCAGGCTACGGCCCTCCTCCTGGTCCACCACCTCCACAACAGGGaccacctccaccaccaggcCCCTTTCCACCTCGCCCACCTGGTCCTCTTGGGCCACCCCTTACACTTGCTCCTCCTCCGCATCTTCCTGGACCACCTCCAGGTGCTCCACCACCAGCTCCACATGTGAACcctgctttctttcctccaccAACCAACAGCGGCATGCCTACATCAGATAGCCGGGGTCCACCACCTACAGATCCATATGGCCGACCTCCGCCATATGATAGGGGTGACTATGGGCCTCCTGGAAG GGAAATGGATACAGCAAGAACGCCATTGAGTGAAGCTGAATTTGAAGAAATTATGAATAGAAATAGGGCGATCTCAAGCAGTGCTATTTCAAGAGCTGTGTCTGATGCCAGTGCTg GTGATTATGGAAGTGCTATTGAGACATTGGTAACTGCAATTTCTTTAATTAAACAATCCAAAGTATCTGCTGATGATCGTTGCAAAGTTCTTATTAGCTCTTTGCAAGATTGCCTTCATGGAATTGAATCCAAGTCTTATGGTTCTGGATCAAG AAGACGTGAACGATCAAGAGAGAGGGACCATAGTAGATCACGAGAAAAGAGTCGGCGTCATAAATCCCGTAGTAGGGATCGTCATGATGATtattacagagagagaagcagagaacgAGAGAGACAccgggacagggacagggaccgggATCGCGAGCGTGACCGAGAGCGCGAGTATCGTCATCGTTAG